In a single window of the Hirundo rustica isolate bHirRus1 chromosome 7, bHirRus1.pri.v3, whole genome shotgun sequence genome:
- the IKZF2 gene encoding zinc finger protein Helios isoform X6: MSSWLPETMGKPHKCNYCGRSYKQRSSLEEHKERCHNYLQNVSLEAAGQVMSHHVPALEDCKEQEPVMDNNISVVPFERPAVIEKLTSNMGKRKSSTPQKFVGEKFMRFGYPDIPFDMNLSYDKEAELMQSHMMDQAITNAITYLGAEALHPLMQHTPSTIAEVAPVISSAYAQVYHPSRIERPISRETADSHENNMDGPISLIRPKSRIQDREGSPSNSCLDSTDSDSSHDDRQSYPGNAALTPKIKPNPAYVKEEAKPLDVTKASKGSLKDMYKVINGEGEQIRAFKCEHCRVLFLDHVMYTIHMGCHGYRDPLECNICGYRSQDRYEFSSHIVRGEHTFR; the protein is encoded by the exons ATGAGTTCCTGGCTGCCAGAAACCA TGGGGAAGCCTCACAAGTGCAACTACTGCGGCCGGAGCTACAAGCAGCGCAGTTCTCTGGAGGAGCACAAGGAACGCTGCCACAACTACCTGCAGAATGTCAGtctggaggctgctgggcaggTCATGAGTCACCATG TACCTGCTCTGGAAGATTGTAAGGAACAAGAGCCTGTGATGGACAACAATATTTCTGTGGTGCCTTTTGAGAGACCTGCTGTTATAGAGAAGCTGACGAGCAACATGGGAAAGCGTAAAAGCTCCACCCCACAGAAGTTTGTGG GTGAAAAGTTCATGAGATTTGGCTATCCAGATATCCCCTTTGATATGAACCTAAGCTATGACAAGGAGGCTGAGCTGATGCAGTCTCACATGATGGACCAAGCCATCACCAATGCAATCACCTACCTTGGAGCTGAGGCACTTCACCCCCTGATGCAGCACACACCGAGCACAATTGCAGAGGTGGCCCCGGTCATCAGCTCAGCTTACGCTCAGGTCTATCATCCCAGCAGGATAGAGAGGCCCATCAGCAGGGAAACAGCCGACAGCCACGAGAACAACATGGATGGTCCCATCTCCCTCATCAGACCAAAGAGTCGAATCCAGGATAGAGAGGGCTCCCCCAGCAATAGCTGCCTGGATTCTACTGACTCAGACAGCAGCCACGACGACCGCCAGTCCTACCCAGGAAACGCTGCCTTAACCCCCAAGATAAAGCCAAACCCGGCTTACGTGAAGGAAGAGGCCAAGCCTTTGGATGTCACAAAAGCTTCTAAGGGCTCTTTAAAGGATATGTACAAGGTGATCAACGGAGAAGGGGAGCAGATTAGGGCTTTCAAGTGCGAGCACTGTCGCGTCCTCTTCCTGGACCATGTCATGTACACCATCCACATGGGCTGCCACGGCTACCGGGACCCGCTGGAGTGCAACATCTGTGGCTACCGGAGCCAGGACCGCTATGAGTTCTCGTCGCACATAGTCCGGGGGGAGCACACATTCCGCTAG